From a single Candidatus Schekmanbacteria bacterium genomic region:
- a CDS encoding phospholipid carrier-dependent glycosyltransferase has translation MNNENQRPLYSDKKTIFVLMLILLVAVFLRLIGINFGLPLRFHPDEWSQILPALSMFDGNLHPRFFYYPSFTIYCYFILFKIASFIAPTIFKITASNSTFWLLGRIVSVFFGTGVVFLSYLLASKLDGKKAGLFAAFFVAIFPLEVRHSHFAIVDVPLSFWILLAIYFLSNWEGKNDKFHFLILSSFFAGVASSTKYTALPLIAVILILSFYYCSSRIKIDDKSRRLSSTAIMLFFVSLIFFAFTVNPIESFIINLFKEVFSADGIIQKGDLAYFFLQKLDNVFRVLAFIFLALSVAVYFIPNFERFFLINIFDKRIIIPALIAVIVFFAISPYILIDYKGFLNDFKFSVKVTSLGFYGDKIWSNLDESFPLFTYWKIFVNNSGILLSILCFAGLFFSIEKKFLPLFLWIGIYVFILSSMKLSMPRFLLPVSSIFLIFAGIALSRIGELILRKISLNYLKILITSLALLIIALTPFNKTINIERAFLSKNTLNIAFRWIERNIPEGKKLLLAGISPDMRLSEKRYFVSKIEKTDNIYDVRNEFSLDEADYFISGYATGRNEKILYGRKKKLLKAFIPSKDITGPKISIYKIVH, from the coding sequence ATGAATAATGAGAATCAACGCCCTCTCTATTCAGATAAGAAGACAATTTTTGTCCTTATGTTAATCCTTCTTGTTGCTGTCTTTCTTCGATTAATAGGAATTAATTTTGGTCTTCCATTGAGATTTCATCCTGATGAATGGTCACAAATTCTGCCTGCACTTTCAATGTTTGATGGGAATCTTCATCCCCGTTTTTTCTATTATCCCTCGTTTACAATCTATTGCTATTTTATTCTCTTTAAAATTGCATCTTTTATTGCACCCACTATTTTCAAGATAACCGCTTCAAACTCAACCTTTTGGTTGTTGGGGCGAATTGTTTCGGTTTTTTTTGGCACGGGAGTGGTTTTTCTTTCCTATCTCTTAGCTTCCAAACTCGATGGGAAAAAGGCAGGGCTCTTTGCGGCTTTTTTTGTTGCTATTTTCCCTCTTGAGGTTCGCCATTCACATTTTGCCATTGTAGATGTGCCTCTTTCATTTTGGATTTTGCTTGCGATTTATTTTTTATCTAACTGGGAGGGGAAGAATGATAAGTTTCACTTTTTGATTCTCAGTAGTTTTTTCGCAGGTGTCGCTTCTTCAACAAAATATACGGCACTCCCTCTGATTGCAGTGATTCTTATTTTATCTTTTTACTATTGCTCTTCAAGAATTAAAATTGATGATAAAAGTCGAAGATTATCTTCAACAGCTATAATGCTTTTTTTTGTTAGTTTAATCTTTTTTGCTTTTACCGTAAATCCTATTGAATCCTTTATTATTAATCTTTTCAAAGAAGTTTTCAGCGCTGATGGAATAATTCAGAAGGGAGACCTTGCTTACTTTTTCCTTCAAAAACTGGACAACGTCTTTAGAGTTTTAGCTTTCATATTTTTAGCCCTATCAGTTGCAGTTTATTTTATTCCCAATTTTGAAAGATTTTTTTTGATTAATATTTTTGACAAACGAATAATCATTCCGGCTTTGATAGCCGTGATTGTTTTTTTTGCAATTTCTCCTTACATTCTAATCGATTACAAGGGATTTCTGAATGACTTCAAGTTCTCTGTGAAAGTAACGAGTTTAGGATTTTATGGGGATAAGATTTGGTCGAACTTAGATGAATCTTTCCCATTGTTTACTTATTGGAAAATCTTTGTAAACAATTCAGGAATATTACTTTCGATTCTTTGTTTTGCAGGCTTGTTCTTCTCCATTGAAAAAAAGTTTCTTCCTCTTTTTCTATGGATTGGCATCTACGTTTTCATCTTAAGCTCGATGAAGCTTTCAATGCCGAGATTTTTATTACCTGTAAGTTCTATATTTTTGATTTTTGCAGGCATAGCATTGAGCAGAATTGGGGAGTTGATTTTGCGCAAAATTTCTCTGAATTATTTGAAGATTTTGATTACATCTTTAGCTCTTTTAATTATAGCATTGACGCCTTTTAACAAAACAATAAATATAGAAAGAGCATTTTTATCAAAAAACACATTAAATATTGCGTTTCGCTGGATAGAAAGAAATATTCCTGAAGGAAAGAAACTTCTGCTTGCAGGAATATCTCCTGATATGAGACTCTCTGAAAAAAGATATTTTGTTTCAAAGATAGAAAAAACGGACAATATTTATGATGTTAGGAATGAGTTTTCCTTGGACGAGGCAGATTATTTCA